The genomic interval CGAACACACGgatgccatgcatgcacatacaCTTACAGTCCCATACTAACAACACCAAATCCCAGCAAATATCGTgtatcatctcatctcatcatcatcgtcattttccttttctccttcTCAGGCTTTCAAGAGGCCGAAGAGCTTCGTCGGAGCCTCGCCCTTTGCACGGTACTTCGCGGCCAGCTCCTCCGCCATGATCAGCTCCTCACCTCGCTTCGCCTCCGTCATCGCCCTCTTCTCCTCGGCTGTCTTGTGCAGCAACGCCAGCTTGTTCTTCAGCTTCTCTTCGTATGCtgctttcttcttctccagTTGCTCCTGCAGTCACAGAGTAACTCAACTGTTattgggggtgattgtttggctaatggtatatttacaaacaaaaaataatttaaaaataaaacttatatatatataatgaaaaatcttaaaatcaactctaagtttaaggttaaaaatttaaattttggtttataagtatgagTAGAAGCGAAAGATGAGAGTGATTGTTACTGAACAGTTTTAACTGTTAGTAAAACTTCAATCATCGGATGATCTGTCTACCTCGATCCTTTTCAGCTCAGCCTCCATCTCTGCTTTCTTTGCATTCTCCCATGAAGTGATGTAGGACAGCTTCTTGGCCGCTCTGTTTGTTGTTGTTCAGTCAGACAAAGAAAAATGACAGAGACAGAAAGAAATTTCATCAGCATTTTTCAGGTAGTAGTACAAGCTAGTGTTGGTACGAGTGCAACGTCAGTGCATGCATCAGATATGATATGAAAGGTACTTTGCTCTTTGAGTGCACCGTAAGAATAGTTCTCCATCAAATATGGCTAACCAGCGAACGAGATGATGTGCCATGTCAGTAATTACGCGCTACAGTAGTCTGATTGATTCTTTTCGCTTTTAAGCAACCACTAATTGAATGCTAGTATTTTGATATGGTACCCTTTTTTTTGTGGATAATATTTCTGATTAAAATATAGTACCTGTTCTCTGCTCTAGCCTTCTCGCTCTCCTCCCAGGCATTGATCAGTACCAATCTTTTCTCGGACACTATTTTTGCGAGGTAAGCATCTGAACAACGAGGAAACGAAATGATATGAGCACATAAGCATGAAACCTGAAGTATTTTTTGCTGGTTACAGTGAGATTCAGATGATCATTTCTGTGTTAGTACCTCTTTCAGCTGAACCTCCTGTAGCTTCAGCATCTGGTGTTGGGAAACAAGAAAGGATAagtcagaattcagaaaaaaaaaaaaggaaacattCATTTTTACACTCAgtactccttttctttttctttttttccttttttgcagGGAACTTTTACTCTGCTTGTATAAGCAGTTAGAACAATAGCTTGGTAGATGATCGTTCTACCTCGCATTGATTTGACATCTATTTTCAAATTATGCAGTACCAGTTTGTTTTACCTTAGTGAAGCCTAAGTTTCACTTCATTATCTTTAAAccttgtagttttttttctcatgaaaTCAGGTTTTAAATCAGTACTAGATAAAGGGATCTCTTAAAAATCCCATATACTCCTAGATAAAAAGCTAGCAAAACTAGCAGGGACATACATGGAGAAACATGCATCATATCACAGAGACATTTCACCAAAGGAACATAGTATACTTGGCAAGTAATTAAGCAGAACTGAAACTTAGATAATTGAT from Oryza brachyantha chromosome 3, ObraRS2, whole genome shotgun sequence carries:
- the LOC102707194 gene encoding remorin-like, whose product is MAEEAKKVEVTKDIAEEKAVVPLPAPPSQHDDSKAIVLVKDAEATGGSAERDAYLAKIVSEKRLVLINAWEESEKARAENRAAKKLSYITSWENAKKAEMEAELKRIEEQLEKKKAAYEEKLKNKLALLHKTAEEKRAMTEAKRGEELIMAEELAAKYRAKGEAPTKLFGLLKA